The DNA region GCTGGTGCTTCGCCGCAGAAATTGAGCGGTAATCACAGGTCTAGCACACGGTAATCACCCGTGTCTTAGGAATATGGTGTCAACTATCTGTCGGGAATCTAGATGAAAAAATGGTGCCGCTTGCAGGACTCGAACCTGCGACCCCATCATTACGAATGATGTGCTCTACCACCTGAGCTAAAGCGGCATCTGCGGACGGGCGTGGCCCGTTGCTTGCGGTGAGGGGCTGATACAGGGATTGCCGGGTGATTTCAAGCCGGTTTTCCGGTGCCGGGAAAAATTTCCCCGGCCTGGTCGAGTGTGGCCGCCTTGATGCCATAGGCGACCAATGCGTGACCTATTTCACCGGCCAGGTCTTGGGCCAACTGCCGGGGTCGATCTCGTCGGTTTCGCTGAACTGTTCCGGGCAGTCGCGAAAGGTTTCCTCGGAAAGCACGAGCTGCGGGCCCATGGCGCCTTCGGCCAGGCGCCACCGGCTATAGGTGCCGCAATCGCCGATACCGCGTCCCTTGAAGAAGGAGGAGAAGGTCTTGTTTGTCCAGTCATAGGCGAGGTTGAAGGCCTGGGGCGTTGCACTCGGCGCGCCGTCGACCATGGTCGGGAAGGCGAGCTGGGCGATCATGCCGAAACTGTCGACATAAGCGACATAGGGGACGTTATAGGCGCCGCTCATGCCGCAGGGGGTCACGTAGAGCGTCGTGTTGTCATCGATCTTGTGCGACAGCGCATTGCCATTGAACATGCTCGAATCCGTGTCGGCGCAATCACTGCCTTCGGCGAAATGTGCGCGGATCGCGTCGGGCAGTTCGTCGATCGTCGCAATGTCGCTGATCGGCAGCGGCGGGTTGGGCGCCTTGTCGCCTGTGGCGTTCATCGCGTCCGTGTGGCCGATGCGGTCCTGATACTCGTCGATGAACAAGAGGCTCGCGGCCGCGCCGGCGAGCGGAAGATCGCCCTTGGCGATCTTGTCACCACGTTTCATGGTGATCGTCGCGGTCGTGCCGTTTTTCAGGCTCTCGATGAGACCGGTCCCGATGAAGTCGCCGTGGAGTTGGAAGGCATAGCTGCCGGCATCGGCCGTGACCGAGGGGGCCTTGAGTACCAATGGCGCGGCCCCGTCGACCGTAATGGTGACTTCCGGCGCGCCCTCGCTTTCGGCGACGGCACTGTCGCTCGGCGTGACCACAAGCGTCACCGGCGCTTCCGGCTTTCCGCTGCGTTGCAGCTCGAAGCCGGACAACGGGTTGTCGGAAATGAACTGCCGCATGGTGCAGGAGCGGGTCTGCGAGCAGAGAACCTGCCAGGATTTGAACTCCTTGTAGGAGCCGTCATCCGCCTGGCTAGAAAGGGTGCTGCCGACAAGGGCGGCGAGCGTGATGGTAAGTTTCAGCGCGTGCATGAGGTCCTCGCAAATCAGATCTGCGGGGACGCTAGCAGCGTCGGCCTCAGCCGCAAATCGCCTTTTTTGCGTATATATATTCGCGCTCCAGCCGGTCGACGACGGCGGCGACCGGTTCGATCGCCTTGACGACGCCGATCCCCTGACCGCAGCCCCAGATATCCTTCCAGGCCTTGGCCCCTGTCGTTGCCTTGTCGAAGTCCATTTTCGACGGGTCTGCGACCGGCAGATTGTCGGGGTCCATGCCGGCCGCAACGATCGAGGGCTTCAGGTAGTTGCCGTGGATGCCGGTGAAATAGTTGGAATAGACAATGTCATTGGCATGGGCATCGACGATCGCCTGTTTATAGGCATCCGACGCGCGAGCCTCTGTGGTCGCGATGAAGGGCGAGCCGATATAGGCCATATCCGCGCCCATGGCCTGGGCGGCCAGCACCGCGCCGCCGTTTGCGATCGCACCTGCCAGCAGCAGCGGCCCGTCGAACCATTCACGAATTTCCTGGACAAGGGCGAACGGTGAGAGCGTGCCGGCATGGCCGCCGGCCCCGGTGGCAACCGCGATCAGGCCATCGGCACCCTTGCGGATGGCGGAATTGGCGTGGCGGTTGTTGATCACATCATGCAGCACGATGCCGCCATAGGAATGCACGGCGGCATTCACCTCCGGCACGGCGCCGAGCGAGGATATCACGATCGGCACCTTGTATTTGACGCACATCATCAGGTCGTGCTCAAGCCGCTTGTTCGACATGTGCACGATCTGGTTGACCGCGAAGGGGGCTGCCGGGCGACCCGGGTTCTTGGCATTGTGGGAGGCAAGCTCTTCCGTGATCTCGGCCAGCCACTCGTCGAGCTGCGCTTCAGGGCGGGCATTGAGCGCCGGAAACGATCCCACGATGCCGGCCTTGCACTGCGCCAGCGTCAGCTGCGGATGCGATATGATGAAGAGCGGCGAGGCGACAACTGGCAGCCTCAGAGTGTCTTTCAGGATCGACGGCAGGGCCATCACTTCACCTCCCAGGAAGTTTACGTTTACGCAAACGTCAAATAGCAGATGAGGGGCGGGCTGAAAAGAGACGCAGATTAGGCGCGGATTCGCAAAGCTGTGGCAAGATCGATGCTCAAGGTCTCAATCCTGTGTTTATTCGTGACCATAGGAGGTTTCCGGGCTTGCCCTTGAAAAATCGAGCGTTTACCGAATCGAAACTATGGATGCGATGTGGCAGGGGCGATCCCCGAAGGAGTATGGCGACCAATGAGCGGATTGGAAACAGCCATCCGGAACGCCCTGGAGCGCTCTGACCGGGCCAATGCCGAATCACGGGCACGGGTCTATCAGTCGGCGCGCCAGGCACTCGAAACCGGTCTGCGCAAGCAGAACGTCGAGGATCCCGAAGCGATCAACCACCAGCGGCGCCGATTGGAGGCGCTGATCC from Rhizobium glycinendophyticum includes:
- a CDS encoding DUF1176 domain-containing protein; translation: MHALKLTITLAALVGSTLSSQADDGSYKEFKSWQVLCSQTRSCTMRQFISDNPLSGFELQRSGKPEAPVTLVVTPSDSAVAESEGAPEVTITVDGAAPLVLKAPSVTADAGSYAFQLHGDFIGTGLIESLKNGTTATITMKRGDKIAKGDLPLAGAAASLLFIDEYQDRIGHTDAMNATGDKAPNPPLPISDIATIDELPDAIRAHFAEGSDCADTDSSMFNGNALSHKIDDNTTLYVTPCGMSGAYNVPYVAYVDSFGMIAQLAFPTMVDGAPSATPQAFNLAYDWTNKTFSSFFKGRGIGDCGTYSRWRLAEGAMGPQLVLSEETFRDCPEQFSETDEIDPGSWPKTWPVK
- a CDS encoding NAD(P)H-dependent flavin oxidoreductase, whose protein sequence is MALPSILKDTLRLPVVASPLFIISHPQLTLAQCKAGIVGSFPALNARPEAQLDEWLAEITEELASHNAKNPGRPAAPFAVNQIVHMSNKRLEHDLMMCVKYKVPIVISSLGAVPEVNAAVHSYGGIVLHDVINNRHANSAIRKGADGLIAVATGAGGHAGTLSPFALVQEIREWFDGPLLLAGAIANGGAVLAAQAMGADMAYIGSPFIATTEARASDAYKQAIVDAHANDIVYSNYFTGIHGNYLKPSIVAAGMDPDNLPVADPSKMDFDKATTGAKAWKDIWGCGQGIGVVKAIEPVAAVVDRLEREYIYAKKAICG